The following coding sequences lie in one Arachis hypogaea cultivar Tifrunner chromosome 4, arahy.Tifrunner.gnm2.J5K5, whole genome shotgun sequence genomic window:
- the LOC112796474 gene encoding uncharacterized protein: MILLLLFFFLGLSNGANNVTETTLKVLLEVKSSFLQDPLKVLADWRFNNTNYCSWNGITCNDDKTVVGINLSSSSLNGSISPSLSRLQSLLHLDLSSNSLVGPIPVTLTNLTSLESLLLLSNQLTGHVPAEFGSMLTLRILKLGDNLLTGFIPPSLGNLVKLNFLGLAYNALAGTIPTHLGQLTELQQLVLKGNMLTGTIPVELGNCSSLQILNLASNRLTGQLPSQLGELSELTDLVLMDNQLVGNIPKSLFQLGKLQILDLSMNNLTGEVPGEFGNLRELQNLSLSWNQFHGSTIPSTMCSNYASKLVSLSISDCGLHGVIPIELAQCVSLKVLDLANNSLSGSISPFIIGNLTNLEEIYLYRNKLHGSFPREIGKLGKLQSLSLFENQLSGQIPLEIGNCLGLQLIDLFGNQFSGGIPITIGRLKELNWFHLRNNNLEGKIPATLGNCQKMKMIDLANNQLSGSIPATLGFLRGLDQLMLYNNSLEGNLPHQLANVANLTRVNLSRNKLNGSLAPLCSSSSFLSFDVTDNKFDGVIPFQLGNSHSLDRLRLGNNRFSGEIPRTLGKITEMTLLDLSRNSLSGPIPDELSLCHNLSHIDLNNNSLTGPIPSWLGTLPELGELKLSFNQLSGSLPLGLFNCTKLLVLCLDGNSLNGSLPGHIGNLTSLNVLRLGQNNLTGSIPQTVGRLINLYELQLSRNGFSGEIPFEIGNLQNLQNILDLSYNNLSGEIPSSIRSLLKLQALNLSHNQLSGGVPLLLGEMSSLDQLDLSYNNLQGQLDMRFCRRWPLEAFAGNLHLCGASKCSKGNGYSNKLPMMSLSALVIVSSVSSIVAIAILMFAGRVFLKNKQEIFRKFGEVNCIYSSSSHAKKRFLLPLNIGGNREYRWEDIMDATNNLSEEFIIGSGGSGTVYRAEWATGETVAVKKISFKDEYLLNKSFIREMKTLGRIRHRHLVKLIGCCSNRKKGCSGWNLLIYEYMKNGSVWDWLHGRTLKEKGILDWDARFRIAVGLAHGLEYLHHDCVPKIIHRDIKTSNILLDSKMDAHLGDFGLAKALVDNSDSTSCFAGSYGYIAPEYAYTMKATEKSDVYSMGIVFMELVSGKMPTDEAFRGNMDMVRWVEMHFHNQDAAMRQELIDPELKPPLPTEEFAAFQVVEIAMQCTKTAPQERPSSRQVCDLLQHVAKNKRFKFEKKEHWESTQVI; the protein is encoded by the exons AtgatactactactactattctTCTTCCTGGGCCTTTCTAATGGCGCCAACAACGTGACTGAAACTACTCTCAAAGTTCTTTTGGAGGTCAAGTCATCGTTTCTTCAAGACCCACTGAAGGTTCTGGCGGATTGGAGATTCAACAACACTAACTACTGTTCATGGAATGGAATCACATGCAATGATGATAAAACCGTCGTGGGAATCAACCTATCTTCCTCTTCACTTAATGGCTCAATATCACCGTCACTCTCTCGTTTACAATCTCTTCTTCATCTTGACCTCTCTTCTAACAGTCTTGTGGGTCCCATCCCTGTCACTCTCACTAACCTCACTTCATTGGAgtcccttcttcttctctccaACCAACTCACCGGTCACGTTCCCGCCGAGTTCGGCTCCATGCTCACTCTCCGAATCCTCAAACTCGGTGATAACCTACTCACTGGTTTTATTCCTCCTTCCCTTGGGAACCTCGTCAAGCTTAACTTTCTTGGACTCGCCTATAACGCACTCGCTGGAACGATTCCAACTCATCTGGGTCAACTCACCGAGTTGCAGCAGCTGGTTCTTAAGGGAAATATGTTGACGGGGACGATTCCCGTTGAGTTAGGGAACTGCTCCAGTCTCCAGATACTCAACCTTGCAAGTAACAGGCTGACGGGTCAGTTACCGAGTCAACTCGGGGAGCTGAGTGAACTCACTGACTTGGTCCTCATGGATAACCAGCTTGTGGGTAACATTCCAAAGTCTCTTTTTCAACTGGGCAAGCTTCAAATTCTGGACTTGTCAATGAACAATCTCACTGGAGAGGTTCCAGGTGAGTTTGGAAACTTGAGAGAGTTACAGAACTTGAGTCTCTCTTGGAACCAATTTCATGGTAGTACTATTCCTAGTACTATGTGTTCCAATTATGCATCAAAGTTGGTGTCTTTGAGTATTTCAGATTGTGGGCTTCATGGTGTGATTCCAATTGAGTTAGCTCAGTGTGTATCATTGAAGGTTCTTGATTTGGCTAATAACTCTCTCAGTGGTTCAATCTCTCCCTTCATTATTGGGAACCTTACAAATTTGGAGGAAATTTATTTGTACAGAAACAAGCTGCATGGTTCTTTTCCTAGAGAGATTGGGAAGCTTGGCAAGTTGCAAAGTTTGTCCCTTTTTGAGAATCAATTATCTGGGCAGATACCTTTGGAGATTGGTAACTGTCTAGGGTTGCAATTGATTGATCTTTTTGGGAACCAATTCAGTGGTGGGATTCCGATCACTATTGGAAGGCTTAAAGAGTTGAATTGGTTTCACCTTAGGAATAATAACCTTGAGGGGAAAATTCCTGCCACACTTGGTAACTGTCAAAAGATGAAGATGATTGATCTGGCAAATAATCAGCTATCAGGTTCAATTCCGGCAACATTAGGGTTCCTGAGAGGATTGGATCAGCTCATGCTATACAACAATTCTCTTGAAGGCAATCTTCCTCACCAGCTTGCAAATGTAGCAAACTTGACAAGAGTGAACCTTTCAAGGAACAAGCTTAATGGTAGTTTGGCTCCATTGTGTAGCTCAAGTTCATTTCTTTCCTTTGATGTAACTGATAATAAATTTGATGGTGTGATTCCCTTTCAATTGGGAAATTCACATTCTCTTGATAGGCTCAGATTAGGTAACAATAGATTTTCTGGTGAAATTCCAAGGACATTGGGGAAAATCACTGAGATGACATTGTTAGACTTATCAAGAAACTCACTCTCTGGACCAATACCAGATGAGCTTTCCTTGTGTCACAATCTTTCCCACATTGATCTGAACAACAATTCGCTGACTGGACCGATACCATCGTGGCTCGGAACCTTGCCGGAACTGGGAGAGCTTAAGCTCTCGTTCAATCAACTTTCTGGGTCTCTTCCATTAGGCCTATTCAATTGTACAAAGTTGCTAGTACTCTGCCTTGATGGAAATTCCCTTAATGGAAGCCTCCCAGGGCATATTGGTAATCTTACATCACTGAATGTCCTTAGGCTTGGCCAAAACAATCTCACTGGGTCAATTCCTCAAACAGTTGGTAGGCTAATCAACCTTTATGAGCTGCAGCTTTCAAGAAATGGATTCAGTGGTGAGATTCCATTTGAGATTGGAAACCTCCAGAATCTTCAGAACATTCTGGACCTCAGTTACAATAATCTCTCTGGTGAGATCCCAAGTTCAATTCGTTCGCTTTTGAAATTGCAAGCTCTTAATCTTTCCCACAATCAACTCAGTGGTGGAGTCCCTCTGCTGCTTGGTGAAATGTCAAGCTTGGACCAACTTGATCTCTCTTACAATAATTTACAAGGCCAGCTGGATATGCGATTCTGCCGCCGCTGGCCTTTGGAAGCTTTTGCCGGGAACCTTCACCTTTGCGGCGCCTCTAAGTGCAGCAAAGGCAATGGTTACAGCAATAAGCTACCAATGATGAGTCTGTCAGCACTAGTTATAGTCTCTTCCGTTTCAAGTATTGTTGCAATTGCAATACTAATGTTTGCAGGCAGAGTTTTCCTTAAAAACAAGCAAGAAATTTTTAGGAAGTTTGGTGAAGTGAATTGCATTTACTCCTCTTCTTCACATGCAAAGAAGCGATTTCTGCTTCCTCTTAACATTGGTGGGAACCGAGAATACAGGTGGGAAGATATCATGGATGCTACAAACAATCTAAGTGAGGAATTCATCATTGGTTCTGGAGGTTCCGGGACGGTGTACCGAGCCGAATGGGCCACCGGAGAGACAGTAGCTGTGAAGAAGATTTCATTCAAAGATGAGTATCTCTTAAACAAGAGCTTCATAAGAGAAATGAAGACTTTGGGGAGGATTAGGCATAGACATTTGGTGAAACTGATTGGTTGTTGTAGCAACAGAAAGAAAGGATGTTCAGGTTGGAATCTGCTGATATATGAGTACATGAAGAATGGGAGTGTGTGGGATTGGCTTCATGGAAGAACATTGAAGGAAAAAGGGATTCTTGATTGGGATGCAAGGTTCAGAATTGCTGTGGGATTGGCTCATGGATTAGAGTACCTTCATCATGATTGTGTTCCAAAGATTATTCATAGGGACATCAAGACCAGTAACATATTGCTGGATTCAAAGATGGATGCACATTTGGGAGATTTTGGACTTGCAAAAGCACTCGTTGACAATTCTGACTCCACTTCCTGTTTTGCTGGCTCTTATGGTTACATAGCCCCTG AGTATGCATACACAATGAAGGCAACAGAGAAGAGTGACGTGTACAGTATGGGAATTGTGTTTATGGAACTTGTAAGTGGCAAAATGCCAACAGATGAAGCTTTCAGGGGAAACATGGACATGGTGAGATGGGTGGAGATGCACTTCCACAACCAAGATGCCGCCATGCGTCAGGAGCTCATAGATCCTGAGCTGAAGCCGCCTTTACCCACCGAGGAGTTTGCCGCGTTCCAAGTGGTTGAGATAGCCATGCAGTGTACAAAAACTGCACCACAGGAGAGGCCATCTTCAAGGCAAGTTTGTGATCTTCTTCAGCATGTTGCCAAAAACAAGAGATTCAAATTTGAGAAGAAGGAACATTGGGAGTCAACACAAGTGATCTGA
- the LOC140173009 gene encoding receptor-like protein EIX1 translates to MMRMNNLILIEAVLLFITVDLLLVCATVARGKVKCAEQERQALLDFKAAMVDDYGMLSSWKGRDCCHWNGVRCNNLTAHVISLDLHGEDMFGNDYTEVERFLTGEIPRSLVELQHLRYLNLSFNGFEDYHIPEFFGNLTSLRYLDLSSCRFGGRIPTQFGSLPHLTYLNLYWNELEDSIPYQLGNLSKLEYLNLYLNDFQGTIPSQLGNLSSLHELYLDGSGGSLKMNDDGNGGGGQWLSTLTSLTNLGLSSILNLNNSYNWIQAISNISTPTELSLFECELSDHFISSQTLSLSMFKFPNSLSILNLFGNTFTSSLLFQWLSNVTSNLVELHLVSGLLWSSTPVTSNHFDITMQSLERLDISYYQITARDFKSFANICTLSSLRVFGSDLTEDLESILHNLSAGCVTHSLQTDHWLHT, encoded by the coding sequence ATGATGAGGATGAATAATCTGATTTTGATTGAAGCTGTTTTACTCTTTATAACGGTGGACCTCCTTCTTGTTTGTGCTACTGTAGCAAGAGGAAAGGTCAAGTGCGCAGAGCAGGAGAGGCAAGCACTGCTGGATTTCAAGGCCGCCATGGTTGATGACTACGGCATGCTCTCTTCGTGGAAGGGTCGTGATTGCTGCCATTGGAACGGTGTTCGCTGCAACAACCTCACTGCCCATGTAATCAGTCTCGACCTTCACGGTGAGGACATGTTCGGAAATGACTATACCGAGGTAGAAAGATTTTTAACAGGTGAGATTCCGAGATCATTAGTGGAATTGCAGCATCTCAGGTACTTGAACCTCAGTTTCAATGGTTTTGAAGACTACCATATCCCTGAATTCTTTGGTAACCTCACCAGCTTGAGGTATCTTGACTTGTCATCTTGTCGCTTTGGTGGAAGAATTCcaactcaatttggatctcttcCTCATTTAACATACTTGAATCTTTATTGGAATGAATTAGAGGATTCAATCCCTTATCAACTTGGAAATCTGTCCAAGTTGGAGTATCTTAATCTCTATCTAAATGATTTTCAAGGAACAATACCATCTCAACTTGGGAACCTTTCAAGCTTGCACGAGCTTTACCTTGACGGTTCAGGTGGTTCTCTCAAAATGAATGATGATGGGAATGGTGGTGGAGGACAATGGTTATCCACTCTTACCTCTTTAACCAATCTTGGCTTGAGCTCTATATTGAATCTCAACAATTCTTATAACTGGATACAAGCCATCAGTAATATCTCCACACCAACAGAACTCAGCCTATTCGAATGTGAACTTTCAGATCATTTTATCTCTTCACAAACGCTAAGTCTTTCCATGTTCAAATTTCCTAATTCTCTTTCAATCTTGAATCTTTTTGGTAACACCTTCACTTCTTCCCTGTTGTTCCAATGGTTGTCCAATGTCACTTCCAACCTTGTTGAACTTCACCTTGTTTCCGGCCTCTTATGGAGTTCCACACCTGTCACATCAAATCATTTTGACATCACAATGCAATCACTTGAGCGGCTTGACATATCTTATTATCAAATCACAGCCAGGGATTTCAAATCCTTTGCGAATATATGCACCTTATCTTCTTTGCGGGTGTTTGGTAGCGATTTGACTGAAGATTTGGAATCAATTCTTCACAATCTCTCAGCTGGCTGTGTCACTCACTCACTTCAAACAGATCACTGGCTCCATACCTGA